Genomic window (Bradyrhizobium sp. 186):
CAGGCCGGCGGCGTCCGCCAGGGCGGCTCCTCGATCACGCAGCAGCTCGCCAAGAACCTGTTTTTGAGCAACGAGCGCACCATCGAGCGCAAGGTCAACGAGGCGTTCCTCGCGGTCTGGCTGGAATGGCGCCTGACCAAGAACGAGATCCTCAAGCTCTATCTCGACCGCGCCTATATGGGTGGCGGCACCTTCGGCGTCGACGGCGCCGCGCATTTCTACTTCAACAAATCCGCGCGCGACGTGACGCTGGCGGAAGCCGCGATGCTCGCCGGCCTGTTCAAGGCACCGACAAAGTACGCGCCCCACATCAACCTGCCCGCCGCGCGCGCCCGCGCCAACGTCGTGCTCGACAACCTCGTCGATGCCGGCTTCATGACCGAGGGCCAGGTGTTCGGCGCCCGCCGCAATCCTGCCTTCGCCGTCGACCGTCGCGACGAGGCCTCGCCGAACTATTATCTCGACTACGCCTTCGACGAGATGCGCAAGCTGGTCGACACCTTCCCGAAGTCCTACACCGAGCGCGTGTTCGTGGTCCGCACCGCGATCGACACCAACGTGCAGAAGGCCGCCGAAGACGCGATCGAGAACCAGCTTCGCCAGTTCGGCCGCGACTATCATGCGACGCAGGCAGCGACCGTGGTGTCCGATCTCGACGGCGGCATCCGCGCCATGGTCGGCGGCCGCGACTATGGCGCAAGCCAGTTCAACCGCGCCACCGACGCCTACCGTCAGCCCGGCTCGTCGTTCAAACCCTATGTCTACACCACCGCGCTGCTGAACGGCTTTACGCCGAACTCGATCGTGGTCGACGGCCCGGTCTGCATCGGCAATTGGTGTCCGCAGAACTATGGCCATTCCTATTCCGGCGCGGTGACGCTGACGCAGGCGATCACGCGCTCGATCAACGTGGTGCCGGTGAAATTGTCGATCGCGATCGGCCAGAAGGAACAGCCGAAGGCGCCGAACCCGGCCAAGATCGGCCGCGCCAAGATCGTCGAGGTCGCCCGCCGCTTCGGTCTCAAGGCGCCGCTGCCCGACACGCCGTCGCTGCCGATCGGCTCCGACGAAGTCACCGTGCTCGAGCACGCGGTGGCCTACGCGACCTTCCCCAACAGGGGCCGGGCCGTGACGCCGCATTCGGTGCTCGAGGTGCGCACCGGCGCCGGCGATCCGGTCTGGCGCTGGGACCGCGACGGTCCGAAGCCGCGGCAGGCGATCCCCGCATCGGTCGCATCGGACATGGCCGGCATGATGAGCCACGTCGTCAGCGAAGGCACCGCGCGCCGCGCCGCGCTGGACGGCATTCCGACCGCGGGCAAGACCGGCACCACCAATGCGTATCGCGACGCCTGGTTCGTCGGCTACACCGGCAACTTCACCTGCGCGGTCTGGTACGGCAACGACGACTATTCGCCGACCAACCGCATGACCGGCGGCTCGCTGCCGGCGCAGACCTGGCACGACATCATGGTCGCGGCACATCAGGGCGTCGAGGTCAGGGAAATTCCCGGCATCGGCATGGGCCAGAAGCTGCCGCCGCAGCCGATGGCCGCCAACGCGCCGGCCAATGCGGCGCCGAAGGTGCTGGAGACAAAGCCCGGTCCGCCGCCCGTGCTGACCAAGCGCGGCGCCGATGTCCTGGTGCGGGTCGAGAAGCTGCTGGATGATGCGGCCAAGACCGCGACCAAGGCGGCCGCCGACGACCCGGCGAGCCCGGGCAAGCCGGCCGCGTCGTCGAGCGCGCTCGCGTTCCCGCAGAACTATGCAGCGGAGACCGCGGGGAATGCGGGCTCATCCGTCCCGCGCAAGAACTGATCGTAATCCCGTGCGGCTGATCCTCATCACATTGACGGCGCTGCTGCTCGCGACCGTCGTCGGCGTCGGCGCGACCTGGATGACGACGACGCGTGGCACCGAGATCGGCGCGCTGACCATCGGGCCGTGGACGGCGCGGCCGCGCACCGGCACCGCCGACGTCGATCCCTATTCGCGCGCGACCATCGTGCGCAATGGCGAGCTGCCGATCGGCACCGGTGACGGCGTCGCCTTCACCGCGACCGCCGACGTCAAGAAGAGAGCGCTCGACGGCCGCTGCGACGTGGTCGTCTCCGGCGTCACGCCGCCGGCGCGGTTCTGGACGCTGACGCTCTATGACCGCAAGGGTCACCTCGTCGCCAACTCGCTGCAGCGCTACGGCTTCACCAGCCAGGAGATCGTGCGGCAGTCCGACGGCTCGTTCGAGATCCGCATCGCCTCGCGCTCGCGCTCCGGCAACTGGCTGCCGACCGGCGGCATCGAGCGCTACGCGCTGATGCTTCGCCTCTACGATACGCCGGTTGGTGTCGCGACGCGCACGCAGCGCGATGCGCCGATGCCGACGATCACGACGGTGGGCTGCTCATGATCCGGCTCCTGTTCACCATCGTTGCCGGTGTCGTACTGGGCCTCATCGTCCATCTCGTCAGTGTGCTGACGCTGCCGCGGATCGCGACCCAGGACGCCTATTCGCGGCTGACGCCGATGACGAAGCTCAACGGCGTCACACAGCTTCCCCTCGCCGATCCCGGCACCTCGCCGATGCCGTTCATGGACCCGGCCTTCGCGCTGGCGACCTGCCGCTACGACTTGTCGGGCGGACCGATCAAGCTCACCGTGCCCGTGAGTCAGGCCTACACCTCGGTGTCGTTCTACACCCGCAACGAGATCGCCTATTACGCGATCAACGACCGCTCGGCGGGCAGGAAGGTGATCGAGCTCGATCTCATGACCGAAGCCCAACACAACGAGCTGCCCGAGGACGAGGAGATCACCGCGGCCGACCGCCTGATCATCGACTCGCCGAGCACCACGGGCCTGATCGTGATGAAGGCGCTCGCCGCCGAGCCCGGCCTGATGCCTCAGGCCCAGGCGACGCTGGCGGCTGCGACCTGCGCGCCGCAGACCGAGCCGCCGGCCAAGGCCGAAGCACCGCGCGGCCGGCGGTGACGCAGGCGTTTCGCGAGCGCGAAACAAAAAACGTGAAAAACAACCCCATGCACAGTAGCAGGGGTATTGAATTCATTGGCTTAATCCAAGCCCCCGATCGGCAGCCGCGCGAACGGCAACATGACCGTTCCGGTCGCCTTTGACACGTCGGGCAAAACACCTGCATAATGGCACCATCAAGAAAATCGCTGCACCCGCGCGGAGCAATCCGTCGCGGGTTTTTTCATGTCGGAGCAGAGGTTGCCATGACCAAAGGATCGCTGTCGTCGCGCGCAGCATGCAGAGACAACTCACCAGCGGAACCAGTATTGGATTTGGATGGCTGGCCGCGCTGGATGCGCGAAGGGCTTGCGCTGCAGACCGAGACCACAGCGCCGGGAAATCCGCGAGCCGAGATTGTGCCGGCACGCGTCGATCGGTCAAGCGTGCGAAAGCTAACCCGCATGCCGTCGTGTTCGTGAGACCTCACACCGCGAGATGTCGCGGATGTCTCGGACACCGCCCCGCTGATGTCCGCTCTTGATCTGGTCATTGCCGTCGTCTGTTCGAACAATCCGAGTGCCGCGAGCACGTCAGCGTCATCGATTGCGTTCGGGAGGCTTTGATAAGTTGGCTGGATCAGCATTCGGGGCCGCACTTTACGCTTTCGGCCGAAGCAGACCTTCCTTGAGGCAAGGTAGTGCTCATAAACCGGACGAAACCGCACAGAGCCAATGGTCGATTGGCTTATTTGTACGGGAAACCACGCTTGCAGCGCCGCGGAACGTGAGAGTTAAGTTCGATTGTGTTGGCCAGGCAAGATGCTAGGCAGGCAAAGACAAGGTACGGTAACCGGATGGCCAAGCTTATAGGGTTCATGATTATTGCAAGCTTCGTCCTGCTCGTGCTGAACCTAACTGGATTTTGCTATCGCGAAGTGCGGTACCTCTCCAATCAAGAGCTGTTCGAAAGTGCCATTGCCCATGAAGCGTACAGGATCGGTGACTACTTGCCGACAGATACCCCGAAATCCTATCTGGCAAATCATCCAAACTGCTGCTCGATACCAGTGTTTCAACCGAGCAACTCGTCTCTCAATGCCCTGCTCGGAAACAAAATTCGCTATATCCGTGTCTTGTACAGGATGCTTCAGACCGAGGTCGATAAGAACCCCCGAGAACAATTCTATGAGGCGTTCGTCGAAACGACACCATGCGGAAGGACTTTCCACGCCATTGGAACGAGCCGTGACACCCCGGACTGACCACTAAACCCGGGGGTCGAGACCGCACCAGCGCGCGTCGCCCAGCTACGATGGCCCGGCCGAGAACAGTTCGTTAAAGCTGGCTCCGTCGTTCCGTGTCATCGCCCTCCAAATCGCTTTTTGGCAGCCTCGGTGACGGGGGTATAGAGGCTCACGAGCGTCCCTTCGGGATCGCGGAACTGGGCCGCGCAATTTCCCCAAGGCATCATCTTCGGCTCGTGCACGACCTCCACTTGATCTTTCAATCTCGCAAACTCCGTTTTGACGTCACCGACTTGGAACTCGATGATCGCCGTGCGATTGGCCGCCGGCTCAGCGCTGCCCTCTTTGAACAGCGCGAAGCCGCGCTGCGACTCCTATTCGACGTCAGCAGTCCTTGAGAGCCGTGCTGCTTCCCCAGTTCCGCGTCGCTGGCGCGATTTTAGCTCGACGAACGCACGGGTCCGAGTTCTTGCCGCTCAGAACTCCAGCTTGTCACGTATGGCGTCGATCCCCGCCCTCGCGCACGCTTCGTCCGCGTCACCGCCCGGAGCTCCGGACACGCCCACCGCTCCAACCAGCGAGCCCCCTGCTTCGACGATCAATCCTCCCCCTATGATGACTGCTCCAGGAAGGTTGCGAATGCCGGCCTGCATCATGCCGGGCTGGCTGGTCGCATTCAGCTCCGTCGTGCTGGTCTTGAACGAGGCGGCCGTCCAAGCCTTACCCGATGCCGTTAATGGCGTGTGTGGGCCCGCGAAGCGATTGCGCAGCATGACTTGCGTGACGCCGAAACGATCAACGACGGCGACGGCGACCTGATATCCGCGGGCGCGGCAGCTGCTCAAGGCGGCTCGCGCGAGATCGAGTGCCAACTCCGGAGTAAGTGATTTGTAGGCGACCAAGCCCTCTTCCGCCCGCGGTTGGCAGATAGACGCAATCAGCAGGGCCGTCGCGATCGACGGGCGTCGAAAGTTCATGCCAATCTCCGGCAAAGGTGGACAAACGCCTATTTGATCTCGCCATATGTCAGATCATCGAACAGGGTCACGCTATCCGCCTTGGTCCACAGGCCGATCATGCCCGCGCGCGCAATCGTGGTGTCCTCCACCTCGAATAGCGGCCGTCCGTCATAGGTCACCTTGAACCGACTTCCTGCGAAGTTGCAGCGCAGCACGTGCCATTGTCCTGACGGCACCGGTGTGCGGACGCCATAGCCTCCTCTGCGGCCCACGATCTCCAGCGACGTTCGAAGGCCGTTGATCGTCTTGTACGGGACGACATTGTCCTCCAGCGCGTTAGCCCGGACCACGTAGTAATTGTCGGGATCCTTCGCGCGCCAGATGATTCCCGCGGCGCGATCCTCGGACCCGGCGACGGCCTTGAATTTCACCTCGACGAAGCCGTCGCGGATGGAGGTGTCACTCTTGATGGCCACCGGAAAAGTCGCCCGTCCGGATTGCTTGAAAACGTTCGGCTTGCTTGGCGCCGTGGG
Coding sequences:
- a CDS encoding PBP1A family penicillin-binding protein, whose amino-acid sequence is MRQIIPPHWKARVRNFFLDLDARIDSSLFSSAKGIRELYERYSTFMDRFYVGRWKRWVFIEPLSEAATLGLGGLVLLLTLAIPAFRETADEDWLKKSDLAVSFLDRYGNPIGSRGIKHNDSIPLEDFPDVLIKATLATEDRRFYDHFGIDIAGTGRALVTNAQAGGVRQGGSSITQQLAKNLFLSNERTIERKVNEAFLAVWLEWRLTKNEILKLYLDRAYMGGGTFGVDGAAHFYFNKSARDVTLAEAAMLAGLFKAPTKYAPHINLPAARARANVVLDNLVDAGFMTEGQVFGARRNPAFAVDRRDEASPNYYLDYAFDEMRKLVDTFPKSYTERVFVVRTAIDTNVQKAAEDAIENQLRQFGRDYHATQAATVVSDLDGGIRAMVGGRDYGASQFNRATDAYRQPGSSFKPYVYTTALLNGFTPNSIVVDGPVCIGNWCPQNYGHSYSGAVTLTQAITRSINVVPVKLSIAIGQKEQPKAPNPAKIGRAKIVEVARRFGLKAPLPDTPSLPIGSDEVTVLEHAVAYATFPNRGRAVTPHSVLEVRTGAGDPVWRWDRDGPKPRQAIPASVASDMAGMMSHVVSEGTARRAALDGIPTAGKTGTTNAYRDAWFVGYTGNFTCAVWYGNDDYSPTNRMTGGSLPAQTWHDIMVAAHQGVEVREIPGIGMGQKLPPQPMAANAPANAAPKVLETKPGPPPVLTKRGADVLVRVEKLLDDAAKTATKAAADDPASPGKPAASSSALAFPQNYAAETAGNAGSSVPRKN
- a CDS encoding heme-binding protein produces the protein MNFRRPSIATALLIASICQPRAEEGLVAYKSLTPELALDLARAALSSCRARGYQVAVAVVDRFGVTQVMLRNRFAGPHTPLTASGKAWTAASFKTSTTELNATSQPGMMQAGIRNLPGAVIIGGGLIVEAGGSLVGAVGVSGAPGGDADEACARAGIDAIRDKLEF
- a CDS encoding DUF1214 domain-containing protein; this encodes MRLILITLTALLLATVVGVGATWMTTTRGTEIGALTIGPWTARPRTGTADVDPYSRATIVRNGELPIGTGDGVAFTATADVKKRALDGRCDVVVSGVTPPARFWTLTLYDRKGHLVANSLQRYGFTSQEIVRQSDGSFEIRIASRSRSGNWLPTGGIERYALMLRLYDTPVGVATRTQRDAPMPTITTVGCS
- a CDS encoding DUF1254 domain-containing protein yields the protein MIRLLFTIVAGVVLGLIVHLVSVLTLPRIATQDAYSRLTPMTKLNGVTQLPLADPGTSPMPFMDPAFALATCRYDLSGGPIKLTVPVSQAYTSVSFYTRNEIAYYAINDRSAGRKVIELDLMTEAQHNELPEDEEITAADRLIIDSPSTTGLIVMKALAAEPGLMPQAQATLAAATCAPQTEPPAKAEAPRGRR